A genomic window from Herbiconiux aconitum includes:
- a CDS encoding sensor histidine kinase → MTLQIAADVDGVATGRALAQAGSWLAGVFLAATILVSAVFIPVTGHLEIAVGSAALAVAGVGVVWALHVRHVVAAIALTLIACGGLYVFALIATAVSLLEPGAAPSSDYVLMSMPEFAILVVGISARSLPRALGLGTLALLAGPGLVQLAAWQQGMRLAPDVPVLLCYFALSLFVVVLWIGRRDAALGTALMSGAALDEERDVALGRFSTRASSWLHDTVLHDLRSLAASDPGPLSEEQAQAIDRDLANLADVRMVLDDPAVTGSATRALVAVPALVGLVRDAEQRGLRIRVSGDLPAVNALGFAVTRNLERAITECLDNVLAHSGVREAEISVMSSPSELSVMVSDSGVGFEVNDTADDKVGLRMGVVEAIVDLGGSVQIWSRPGAGTAVFMTVPGGQP, encoded by the coding sequence GTGACACTTCAGATCGCGGCTGATGTCGACGGGGTCGCCACCGGTCGCGCGCTGGCCCAGGCCGGCAGTTGGCTCGCCGGCGTGTTTCTGGCCGCCACCATCCTGGTGTCGGCGGTGTTCATCCCCGTCACCGGTCACCTCGAAATCGCCGTCGGGAGCGCGGCGCTCGCCGTGGCCGGGGTGGGAGTGGTGTGGGCACTCCACGTTCGCCATGTCGTCGCGGCGATCGCCCTCACCCTGATCGCCTGCGGCGGGCTCTACGTCTTCGCTCTGATCGCGACAGCGGTCTCGCTGCTCGAGCCCGGTGCGGCGCCCTCGAGCGACTACGTGCTGATGTCGATGCCGGAGTTCGCGATTCTCGTGGTGGGCATCTCGGCCCGATCGCTCCCTCGGGCGCTCGGCCTCGGCACCCTGGCGTTGCTCGCCGGCCCCGGGCTGGTGCAGCTCGCCGCCTGGCAGCAGGGAATGCGGTTGGCCCCCGACGTGCCCGTGCTGCTGTGCTACTTCGCGCTGAGCCTGTTCGTCGTGGTGCTGTGGATCGGTCGTCGTGATGCAGCCCTCGGCACCGCGCTGATGTCGGGTGCTGCGCTCGACGAAGAACGGGATGTCGCGTTGGGGCGCTTCTCCACCCGGGCTTCGAGTTGGCTGCACGACACCGTGCTGCACGATCTGCGCTCGCTCGCGGCATCCGATCCCGGCCCGCTCTCCGAGGAGCAGGCCCAGGCGATCGACCGCGACCTCGCGAACCTCGCCGACGTGCGGATGGTGCTCGACGACCCGGCAGTCACCGGCTCCGCCACACGCGCTCTCGTCGCCGTGCCCGCCTTGGTGGGTCTGGTGCGGGATGCGGAGCAGAGGGGCCTGCGAATCCGGGTGAGCGGCGATCTTCCGGCCGTGAACGCACTGGGGTTCGCCGTGACCCGCAATCTCGAACGGGCGATCACCGAATGCCTCGACAACGTGCTGGCGCACTCCGGGGTGCGCGAGGCGGAGATCTCGGTGATGTCGAGTCCGTCGGAACTGAGCGTGATGGTGTCGGACTCGGGAGTCGGGTTCGAGGTGAACGACACCGCGGACGACAAGGTGGGGCTGCGGATGGGCGTCGTCGAGGCCATCGTCGACCTCGGGGGATCGGTACAGATCTGGTCGCGACCGGGCGCCGGCACCGCGGTGTTCATGACCGTGCCGGGTGGTCAGCCGTGA
- a CDS encoding helix-turn-helix domain-containing protein gives MRSHLQVGETEVSLLEVPAGGAPLRKICRTSSPSVEVLFPLENSVVVRNDSRDERVVRPDESIYLVGHRRYAVFSTQGGLALAVAVPLAAVDEYAGESGHVDLIRGSAVLGPVKKFLVGVMESHDELDRLPAYFIEKLVWEMMASLMLESKGAASLARPSLGMLDRAMAHIAAYRTDQTLTPTSLAHALNISMRQLQRVFAGMGSTPSREIRRQRADLAVSMLTNEAFRVLSITQVAHHSGFADAADLRRAFDAFGYSTPSEVRGVILR, from the coding sequence ATGCGCAGTCATCTGCAGGTCGGCGAAACCGAGGTCTCGCTGCTCGAAGTGCCGGCGGGCGGAGCGCCTTTGCGCAAGATCTGCCGCACCTCGTCGCCGTCGGTCGAGGTGCTCTTTCCGCTCGAGAACTCGGTGGTGGTGCGCAACGACAGCCGTGACGAGCGGGTGGTGCGGCCCGACGAGTCGATCTACCTCGTGGGTCATCGTCGCTACGCCGTGTTCTCGACCCAGGGCGGTCTCGCGCTCGCGGTCGCGGTTCCGCTGGCGGCCGTCGACGAGTACGCGGGCGAGAGCGGGCACGTTGACCTCATTCGCGGATCGGCGGTTCTCGGGCCGGTGAAGAAGTTTCTGGTGGGGGTGATGGAGAGCCATGACGAGCTCGACCGCCTTCCGGCGTACTTCATCGAGAAGCTGGTGTGGGAGATGATGGCCTCGCTGATGCTCGAGAGCAAGGGGGCGGCCAGTCTCGCCCGGCCGAGCCTCGGAATGCTGGACCGGGCGATGGCGCACATCGCCGCCTACCGCACCGACCAGACGCTCACCCCGACCTCGCTGGCGCATGCGCTCAACATCTCGATGCGGCAGCTGCAGCGGGTGTTCGCCGGCATGGGCTCGACTCCGTCGCGGGAGATCCGTCGGCAGCGGGCCGATCTGGCCGTTTCGATGCTCACGAACGAGGCGTTCCGCGTGCTCAGCATCACGCAGGTGGCGCACCACAGCGGATTCGCCGACGCCGCCGACCTGCGACGGGCGTTCGATGCATTCGGCTACAGCACGCCGTCGGAGGTGCGCGGCGTCATCCTGCGCTGA
- the tatC gene encoding twin-arginine translocase subunit TatC produces the protein MSLGAHLVELRKRLFLAAIAVVLGMIVGWLVSDFVLNALRVPIEQLADEQGRVASLNFTDISSAFDLRLQIAFTVGVVVSSPFWLYQVWAFLMPGLKRKEKQYAVGFVLSAVPLFLLGCVAGWLVMPHMVVLLTGFAPQDTTALISARTYYDFVLKLVLAIGIAFVLPVFLVLLNFAGVLSAKAILKSWRIAILAITVFTAIATPAADVMSMFLLAIPMVILYFSAAGIAFLNDRRRAKRAVAFDAELAV, from the coding sequence ATGTCGCTCGGCGCCCACCTCGTCGAGCTGCGCAAACGACTCTTCCTCGCCGCCATCGCCGTGGTGCTCGGCATGATCGTGGGCTGGCTGGTCTCCGACTTCGTGCTGAACGCCCTGCGCGTGCCGATCGAGCAGCTCGCCGACGAGCAAGGACGCGTGGCGAGCCTCAACTTCACCGACATCTCCTCGGCGTTCGACCTGCGACTGCAGATCGCATTCACCGTGGGCGTCGTCGTGTCGTCGCCGTTCTGGCTCTACCAGGTCTGGGCGTTCCTCATGCCAGGGCTGAAGCGCAAAGAGAAACAGTATGCCGTGGGCTTCGTGCTCTCGGCGGTGCCGCTGTTCCTTCTCGGCTGCGTGGCCGGCTGGCTCGTGATGCCCCACATGGTGGTGCTGCTCACCGGATTCGCGCCGCAAGACACCACGGCCCTCATCTCTGCGCGCACCTACTACGACTTCGTGCTCAAGCTGGTGCTCGCCATCGGCATCGCCTTCGTGCTCCCCGTCTTCCTCGTACTGCTGAACTTCGCCGGTGTGCTGAGTGCGAAGGCCATCTTGAAGTCGTGGCGCATCGCCATCCTCGCCATCACCGTGTTCACGGCCATCGCGACACCGGCCGCCGACGTGATGTCGATGTTCCTGCTCGCCATCCCGATGGTCATCCTCTACTTCAGCGCTGCGGGCATCGCCTTCCTCAACGATCGCCGCCGCGCCAAACGCGCCGTCGCCTTCGACGCCGAACTGGCCGTCTGA
- a CDS encoding polysaccharide biosynthesis tyrosine autokinase, giving the protein MELRSVLPILRAHWIAIILLTLLGGVAAFGWSLLQPRVYSADASGYVTAGTNSDTGNALVGDNLAQSKVKSYIDIGSSRAVAQYAIDDLGLQGVKPEQLVGQIVVTNPSDTVLLKVTARGSTPTGARDLAEAWLRGIAKQIQTLENPTGDGATAGIVQLVPLDSAVLPTSPTSPNTRLAIVIGLLAGLVLGIVYAAIRHTLDRRIRSAEMVERETGLSVIGAIPIDRRFTDDDRLVSMDGATDYTNYDDDDVAVAEALREVRTNLQFMDVDNPPRVIVVTSPLPGDGKSTTIANLAIALAASGQPVVLVDADLRRPTVSKTFNLIEGAGLTEVLAGRSDLVDVLQPWGTSGRLAILSAGKTPPNPSELLGSERMHTLLAELASKAIVLIDAPPLIPVTDAAILTHNTDGALIVASVGKTSYEGLNKALQNLQRANGRPLGIILNRVPRRGAGSYYGYSYGYGYKPRKGRNDPARETSEPLRSLAPVAATMPVDAATQPTRDYGTSTDASFDDILAGAGFGPDDVTATESEVFEPESLFTPNAPPEQTLTRRELRNKAKGSD; this is encoded by the coding sequence ATGGAGCTCAGATCTGTACTTCCGATCCTTCGGGCGCACTGGATTGCCATAATCCTGCTGACGCTGCTCGGCGGAGTCGCTGCCTTCGGGTGGTCGCTGCTCCAGCCGCGAGTGTATTCCGCCGACGCCAGCGGATATGTCACCGCGGGAACGAACTCCGACACCGGCAATGCACTGGTGGGCGACAACCTGGCACAGTCCAAGGTCAAGTCGTACATAGATATTGGAAGCTCTCGAGCTGTCGCTCAGTACGCGATCGACGATTTGGGTCTGCAGGGCGTCAAGCCTGAACAACTGGTAGGACAGATCGTCGTTACCAACCCTTCGGACACCGTCTTGCTGAAGGTGACCGCTCGAGGGTCTACGCCAACCGGCGCCCGCGATCTCGCGGAGGCGTGGCTGAGGGGAATCGCGAAGCAGATCCAAACTTTGGAAAACCCAACCGGAGATGGCGCGACCGCTGGCATTGTGCAACTCGTCCCGTTGGATTCTGCTGTGTTGCCGACGTCGCCGACATCACCGAACACGCGGCTCGCGATCGTCATCGGACTTCTGGCCGGCCTAGTCTTGGGCATCGTCTACGCCGCAATTCGCCACACGCTCGATCGCAGGATCAGGTCTGCCGAGATGGTGGAGCGCGAAACCGGCTTGTCCGTCATCGGAGCCATCCCTATCGATCGGCGATTCACCGACGATGATCGCCTGGTATCGATGGACGGCGCTACCGACTACACCAACTACGATGACGACGATGTCGCGGTCGCTGAGGCTCTACGAGAAGTGCGAACAAATCTGCAGTTTATGGATGTTGACAATCCTCCTCGCGTGATTGTCGTTACAAGCCCGCTGCCGGGCGACGGGAAATCGACCACGATAGCAAACTTGGCGATCGCCCTTGCCGCGAGCGGACAGCCCGTGGTGCTGGTCGATGCCGATCTTCGGCGACCAACGGTGTCGAAGACGTTCAACTTAATAGAGGGTGCCGGTCTCACCGAAGTTTTGGCAGGTCGATCAGATCTCGTCGACGTTCTTCAGCCATGGGGAACGTCGGGTCGGCTGGCAATTCTCTCGGCAGGAAAAACTCCTCCGAACCCTAGCGAGCTCCTGGGCTCTGAGCGGATGCACACGTTGCTGGCCGAACTCGCAAGCAAAGCGATCGTGCTCATCGATGCGCCGCCGCTAATCCCCGTGACTGATGCTGCGATCCTCACTCACAATACTGATGGTGCGTTGATCGTGGCTAGCGTCGGAAAGACCTCGTACGAGGGACTAAACAAGGCACTTCAGAATCTGCAGCGGGCAAACGGGCGTCCGCTCGGCATCATCTTGAATCGTGTCCCGCGACGCGGAGCAGGCTCCTATTACGGCTATAGCTACGGATACGGATACAAGCCTCGCAAGGGGAGAAATGATCCAGCACGGGAAACTTCCGAGCCTCTACGCTCGCTGGCGCCCGTCGCCGCGACCATGCCCGTCGATGCGGCCACACAGCCGACTCGTGATTACGGAACCTCGACGGACGCCAGCTTCGACGACATCCTGGCGGGTGCAGGTTTCGGACCAGACGATGTGACGGCAACGGAGTCAGAAGTCTTCGAGCCTGAGAGCCTGTTCACTCCCAACGCTCCACCCGAGCAGACCCTCACCAGGCGCGAGCTCCGGAACAAGGCTAAAGGCTCCGACTAA
- the lepB gene encoding signal peptidase I, with amino-acid sequence MTSTGQSVKAAPRRSRLRRITGNPLVHLVAAFLVLALVQAFLVKLYYVPSGSMEQTLETGDRILVNRLAFTGSEPTTGDVVVFNASAAWDGEGAEPSSNPLSAAYHWVAGALGIGPSGDHTLVKRVIAGPGDTVSCCDAEGRVMVNGVPIEEPYVFEDLPFEAGTLDCDSAATSSRCFDEFIVPDDRYFLLGDHRSLSNDSLGACRGLPGPIDDCVKLVTRSDIVGRVFQIVLPFGRWGPI; translated from the coding sequence GTGACGAGCACCGGGCAGAGCGTGAAGGCCGCGCCCCGCCGCAGCCGCCTCCGGCGCATCACCGGCAACCCCCTCGTGCACCTCGTCGCCGCATTCCTCGTGCTGGCCCTCGTGCAGGCCTTCCTCGTCAAGCTCTACTACGTGCCATCCGGATCGATGGAGCAGACGCTCGAGACCGGCGACCGCATCCTCGTGAACCGTCTGGCGTTCACCGGAAGCGAGCCGACCACCGGCGACGTCGTGGTCTTCAACGCCTCGGCCGCGTGGGACGGCGAAGGCGCCGAGCCGAGCAGCAACCCCCTCAGCGCTGCCTACCACTGGGTCGCGGGCGCCCTCGGCATCGGGCCGTCGGGTGACCACACCCTCGTGAAGCGGGTGATCGCGGGGCCGGGCGACACCGTGTCGTGCTGCGACGCTGAGGGCCGCGTGATGGTCAACGGCGTTCCGATCGAAGAGCCTTACGTCTTCGAAGACCTCCCCTTCGAAGCTGGCACCCTCGACTGCGACAGCGCGGCCACCTCCTCTCGCTGCTTCGACGAATTCATCGTGCCCGACGACCGATACTTCTTGCTCGGCGACCACCGCTCACTGTCGAACGACTCCCTCGGCGCCTGTCGCGGCCTGCCCGGCCCGATCGACGACTGCGTCAAGCTCGTGACGCGGTCTGACATCGTCGGCCGGGTCTTCCAGATCGTGCTCCCGTTCGGCCGATGGGGGCCCATCTGA
- a CDS encoding TetR/AcrR family transcriptional regulator — protein sequence MVDSSRADESHRRRSRIRAAEVRRRVLDAALDRVEGIGLTIGFEHLVMDDLIREAGVPRSSTYRLWDSKEAFVSDLLIEIATETSNKLADAETLEISERILFDNVESLTDPGERQRVMYEVIRVALEHNYRAVIASVPWQSYVGLSATLLSHLESSAREEIERALRAGSDAFIERMAEFHRWFSTILGYRIRAEWNGDYRPYAVVISAVVEGLGLRHLGNPGVVDASYRGPATSTSDDPDWALPALALVAILERFLEQDPDFDAEANVEMLRRMKAAREASVDD from the coding sequence GTGGTCGATTCCTCCCGCGCCGACGAGTCGCATCGGCGCCGTTCGCGCATCCGAGCCGCCGAAGTGCGTCGCCGGGTGTTGGATGCCGCACTCGACCGTGTGGAGGGCATCGGCCTGACCATCGGCTTCGAGCATCTCGTGATGGACGACCTGATCCGCGAAGCCGGGGTGCCCCGGAGTTCGACCTACCGACTGTGGGACTCGAAGGAGGCGTTCGTCTCCGACCTGCTGATCGAGATCGCCACCGAGACATCGAACAAGCTCGCCGACGCGGAGACCCTGGAGATCAGCGAGCGCATCCTCTTCGACAACGTCGAGAGCCTGACCGATCCGGGTGAGCGGCAGCGGGTGATGTACGAGGTCATCCGGGTGGCGCTCGAGCACAACTACCGCGCGGTCATCGCGTCGGTGCCGTGGCAGTCGTATGTCGGACTCTCGGCGACGCTGCTCAGCCATCTCGAGTCGTCGGCACGCGAGGAGATCGAGCGGGCGCTGCGGGCGGGCAGCGATGCCTTCATCGAGCGGATGGCGGAGTTCCACCGGTGGTTCTCGACCATCCTCGGCTACCGCATCCGCGCCGAATGGAACGGCGACTACCGGCCGTACGCCGTGGTGATCTCGGCGGTGGTGGAGGGCCTCGGACTGCGGCATCTCGGCAACCCCGGGGTGGTGGATGCAAGCTATCGCGGGCCGGCGACGAGCACCTCCGACGACCCGGATTGGGCGCTGCCCGCGCTCGCACTGGTGGCCATCCTGGAACGCTTCCTCGAACAGGACCCGGATTTCGATGCCGAGGCGAACGTCGAGATGCTGCGCCGCATGAAGGCGGCGCGGGAGGCCTCAGTCGACGACTGA
- a CDS encoding peroxiredoxin family protein, with protein MALPLLVLIIWSLALVLLVSGALKIGQSADTLRSLDELRVPRMLRRRSLAEALPFAELALGLALLLAPGLFFTAAALATSALFALFFALTLAVVARGESVVCACFGAQSTRPIDSIAVVRNGLLLAGAVTIAVGARQGGVPTMLGFDAGEWTVFFAGATVLLAVAVTLLLVGRSRSLHRLPSTHPGRTSDPWPVPDLEVTDATGRAVELASIARDRPVLLVLLSAECTPCGIVADQLPGWRRQLGDAVEIAVLTSESPESFRDRYPVLDARMFFGYRSLMATAGIAGVPSALLLGTDRMVAAGPAQGLDDVVGLTDAIVSVVPTRDSHTISV; from the coding sequence ATGGCACTCCCACTGCTCGTGCTGATCATCTGGTCGCTCGCCCTGGTGCTGCTCGTCAGCGGGGCACTCAAGATCGGGCAGTCGGCCGACACGCTGCGCTCGCTCGATGAGCTGCGGGTGCCGCGCATGTTGCGCCGGCGCTCGCTCGCCGAGGCGTTGCCTTTCGCCGAGCTCGCCCTGGGCCTGGCGCTGCTGCTCGCGCCGGGGCTTTTCTTCACCGCGGCCGCGCTTGCGACATCCGCTCTGTTCGCTCTGTTCTTCGCTCTCACCCTGGCTGTCGTGGCCCGCGGCGAGAGCGTGGTGTGCGCCTGCTTCGGCGCACAGTCGACCCGGCCGATCGATTCGATCGCGGTGGTGCGCAACGGGCTGCTGCTCGCGGGTGCCGTGACCATTGCCGTCGGGGCTCGACAGGGCGGTGTGCCCACGATGCTCGGGTTCGACGCGGGGGAATGGACCGTGTTCTTCGCCGGCGCGACGGTGCTGCTCGCGGTCGCCGTAACGCTGCTGCTTGTGGGGCGGTCGCGCTCCCTGCACAGGCTCCCGTCGACGCATCCGGGTCGAACCTCCGATCCGTGGCCCGTGCCCGATCTGGAGGTGACGGATGCGACGGGTCGCGCCGTCGAGCTCGCCTCGATCGCCCGCGACCGCCCGGTGCTCCTGGTGCTGCTCTCAGCCGAATGCACGCCCTGCGGGATCGTGGCCGACCAGCTCCCGGGCTGGCGCCGACAGCTGGGCGACGCCGTGGAGATTGCGGTGCTGACCTCCGAGTCGCCGGAGTCTTTCCGTGACCGCTATCCAGTCCTAGACGCGCGGATGTTCTTCGGCTATAGATCTCTCATGGCCACGGCGGGGATCGCCGGGGTGCCGAGCGCGCTGCTGCTCGGCACAGACCGGATGGTCGCGGCCGGACCTGCCCAAGGGCTCGACGACGTCGTCGGGCTCACGGATGCGATCGTCTCGGTCGTTCCGACCCGAGATTCCCACACGATTTCCGTTTGA
- a CDS encoding ester cyclase, translated as MENTANTANTAPASDRAAATALVTNWVALWNGDLAIADAIISPDNRVHAAMFDGGDGSAVGGVSGMKGLVTQMRSLMSDLVFSVDVGPIVDGDHVVVRWVATGHYGGGIPGAGAPVGTEVTFHGSDILRVADGQVVEYWLNADTLDLMTQLQVGAS; from the coding sequence ATGGAGAACACCGCCAACACCGCCAACACCGCCCCCGCCTCCGACCGGGCTGCGGCGACCGCGCTCGTCACGAACTGGGTCGCTCTCTGGAACGGAGACCTCGCGATCGCCGATGCGATCATCTCGCCTGACAACCGAGTGCACGCCGCCATGTTCGACGGGGGCGACGGAAGCGCCGTCGGAGGGGTCTCCGGAATGAAAGGCCTCGTCACCCAGATGCGATCCCTCATGTCCGACCTCGTCTTCTCCGTCGACGTCGGCCCCATCGTCGACGGCGACCACGTCGTGGTGCGCTGGGTCGCAACCGGTCATTACGGAGGCGGCATTCCCGGCGCAGGGGCACCGGTAGGCACCGAGGTGACCTTCCACGGGAGCGACATCCTCCGAGTCGCCGACGGCCAGGTGGTCGAATACTGGCTCAATGCAGACACTCTCGACCTCATGACCCAGTTGCAGGTCGGCGCGAGCTGA
- a CDS encoding TetR/AcrR family transcriptional regulator: MASSGLNRDRVVEEAALLADEVGLSKLVLVALAERLGIRQPSLYKHIDSMAGLHRDLAVRAKRELGQVLARASVGRSGADAITSMSHAYRAWALQHPGQYEASNQMPAPGDLEDEAVSVAAIQVIADVLMAYHLEGDDAVDAIRAFRSTLHGFVSYETAGAFRWSADVDRSFERLVRGFIAGLSQFAETTAPGAAQ, translated from the coding sequence GTGGCTAGCTCTGGATTGAACCGCGATCGCGTGGTGGAGGAAGCCGCGCTGCTGGCCGACGAGGTCGGTCTGAGCAAGCTCGTGCTGGTCGCACTGGCCGAGCGTCTCGGCATCCGTCAGCCCTCGCTCTACAAGCACATCGACTCGATGGCCGGGCTCCACCGCGACCTCGCCGTGCGGGCGAAACGCGAACTGGGGCAGGTGCTCGCTCGCGCGTCGGTCGGCCGCTCCGGGGCGGATGCCATCACCTCGATGTCGCACGCCTACCGCGCCTGGGCGCTGCAGCATCCGGGCCAGTACGAGGCGTCCAACCAGATGCCCGCACCCGGCGACCTCGAAGACGAGGCCGTTTCTGTCGCCGCGATCCAAGTGATCGCCGACGTGTTGATGGCCTACCACCTCGAGGGCGACGACGCGGTCGATGCCATCCGCGCCTTCCGATCGACCCTGCACGGATTCGTCTCGTATGAGACCGCCGGCGCCTTCCGTTGGAGTGCCGATGTCGACCGCAGTTTCGAACGCCTCGTGCGTGGCTTCATCGCCGGGCTCAGTCAGTTCGCCGAGACCACCGCCCCGGGTGCGGCCCAGTAG
- the tatA gene encoding Sec-independent protein translocase subunit TatA, whose translation MLGNLNGWHLVIILVVVLLLFGATRLPALSKSVAQSMRIFKSETKAMKDDDAKPETVAAPAATPAADATPAPAPAPVSSEATSTTDTKS comes from the coding sequence ATGCTCGGCAACCTCAACGGATGGCATCTCGTCATCATCCTGGTCGTCGTCCTGCTGCTCTTCGGCGCGACTCGACTTCCCGCGCTGAGCAAGAGCGTTGCGCAGTCGATGCGCATCTTCAAGAGCGAGACGAAGGCGATGAAAGACGACGACGCGAAGCCCGAGACCGTGGCTGCGCCCGCCGCCACGCCCGCTGCAGACGCGACGCCCGCGCCCGCGCCGGCCCCCGTGAGCAGCGAAGCGACCAGCACCACCGACACCAAGTCCTAG